The Naumovozyma dairenensis CBS 421 chromosome 1, complete genome genome includes a region encoding these proteins:
- the CLB3 gene encoding B-type cyclin CLB3 (similar to Saccharomyces cerevisiae CLB3 (YDL155W) and CLB4 (YLR210W); ancestral locus Anc_7.332) — protein sequence MHQFSRSLSSIAYNNPVDIENIPPESKNYIKSNVNQNNANNGPTTRSSNGHRVALSDVTSQVNNKGLSNTSSLTKISSTGDTKDSHLQTIKTSSEDSEKQETTSRVKSNGKLIDPLQIPYDVHIQKILDLAHSKFYRNLPDPCDEDTYDVVMVAELTNDIFPYLNTLENKFKPDSNYMAYQPEIEWEHRRTIIGWLVQFHSKCRLLPETLYLTINIMDRFLSKQTISISKFQLIAAASLFIAAKYEEINWPSLKDIVYMLNNAYTKQEVLAAERIILGELGFEIGWPGPMSFLRRISKADNYEYEIRTLSKYFLESTLMEPTLVSALPSWLAAGAYLLSQIILGYEDWSLAHIYYSGYTQDQILPLARLILENCRDPGTHHREIWEKYSSRQQHCSAQLVSKWISEAERRVDE from the coding sequence ATGCATCAATTTTCCCGATCTTTAAGCTCTATAGCTTATAATAATCCCgttgatattgaaaatattcctccagaatcaaaaaattatatcaaaTCAAATGTCAATCAGAACAATGCCAATAATGGCCCTACTACTAGATCATCAAATGGCCACAGAGTCGCACTAAGTGATGTAACTTCGCAGGTAAACAATAAAGGTTTAAGCAATACTTCAAGTTTAACGAAAATTAGCTCAACAGGAGATACAAAAGATTCTCATCTTCAAACTATCAAAACGTCGTCTGAGGATAGtgaaaaacaagaaacaaCTTCTCGAGTCAAATCAAATGGGAAACTTATCGACCCATTGCAAATACCGTACGATGTccatattcaaaaaattcttGATCTCGCCCATTCCAAATTTTATAGGAATTTGCCCGATCCATGTGATGAAGATACATATGATGTAGTAATGGTAGCTGAGTTAACtaatgatatatttccatatttgaatactttagaaaataaattcaaaccAGATTCCAATTATATGGCGTACCAACCTGAAATAGAATGGGAACACAGAAGAACGATAATAGGTTGGTTAGTTCAATTCCATTCGAAATGTCGTCTCCTGCCGGAAACTTTATATTTAACTATTAATATAATGGATAGATTTCTGTCAAAACAAACTATATCCATTAGTAAATTTCAACTAATTGCAGCtgcatcattatttattgctGCCAAATACgaagaaataaattggCCGTCGTTGAAAGATATTGTCTATATGTTAAATAATGCCTATACGAAACAAGAAGTTTTGGCGGCTGAAAGAATTATATTAGGCGAGTTaggatttgaaattggCTGGCCTGGCCCCATGTCGTTTCTAAGAAGAATTAGTAAAGCAGACAACTACGAATATGAAATAAGGACCttatccaaatattttttggaatCGACATTGATGGAACCAACTCTAGTCTCAGCACTACCGAGTTGGTTAGCTGCAGGTGCGTATTTATTGAGCCAAATTATATTAGGTTATGAAGATTGGTCTTTAGCccatatttattattccGGATACACACAGGATCAAATTCTTCCATTGGCAAGACTAATCCTTGAAAATTGTAGGGATCCAGGTACTCATCATAGAGAGATTTGGGAGAAATATTCGAGTCGACAACAGCATTGTTCTGCCCAATTGGTTTCGAAGTGGATATCAGAGGCCGAAAGAAGAGTGGACGAATGA
- the MSH5 gene encoding MutS family protein MSH5 (similar to Saccharomyces cerevisiae MSH5 (YDL154W); ancestral locus Anc_7.331) has product MSVENTPDQDVSINYSFDYNDEVVLCIDVRKNHLGCSVLNCHTKTLKILNQDYLLQLPQTMAETAPFIEDFTILNEAYLISKSLILENSPTLCLLSTRLEESLHNAIENICKEIHCRIELQGAETFKKSKELDLLEFQSCKSATFREELIKDDLQSVGTTNATVNCIINNYNKHAELDDISTNTSSNMIIGRTENPNSFIINIEHMDLANRVFLDDDSIAALQIFPSIKKTGHDKMQKGACFSILELLDHTSSSLATKLLKSWLASPLSSKVLIEGRLKVVEILLEKNNNIVYEDLREQLKGLPDLFRILNAIRNGKTTLSTWLSLLSFLRKAIDIFYLVKLLKYDKDSMNIFEQISQRIDPAEMELLLRKIETTIDIRTSKETKTVTIFDGVNEALDECRHVYNELEIILTDVAKCAEQSLLQLLRERSNIATLLGTTVNAVYIPQLGYLVTLSSSLEEVTSIAASLKWEEMFRTTTNIYFKNEDVIQMDEKYGDIYGAIIDLEVEILQGSQENVLAIQSSLTEYCNLLAQLEVLMSFAYVSQLQNYCRPQLYEDNSILDVRNGRHPLYETLVETYIGNDIYLDGGNFDDENWFQTNKKRIVVLTGANASGKTVFLTQNGLIVYLAHIGCFVPADSAKIGLIDKILTRIRTRDTISRQESTFQRDSFQMAKCLSLATERSLILVDEFGKGTDVIDGPSLFAGIIAFLSKLRRCPRFLSCTHFHEIFRDTILPTTMPGVKHYATEVMLDGKVPDDSLHLASEKDLEDAGIMFLYRIKEGIAKQSFGVYCAKVCGIKTEIVRRAQELSALMDKGYSIVDHCSALSEKEIKSFYENQEILKKFLSWDVDLETNTTELQLLEKLKTILGSSKQQLLDK; this is encoded by the coding sequence ATGTCTGTAGAGAATACACCGGATCAAGATGTCTCAATTAATTATTCGTTTgattataatgatgaagtTGTCCTTTGCATTGAtgtaagaaaaaatcaCTTAGGCTGTTCAGTGTTAAATTGCCACACGAAAactttaaagatattaaatcAAGATTACCTATTACAATTACCTCAAACAATGGCTGAAACTGCTCCGTTCATTGAAGATTTCACCATTCTGAATGAAGCCTATCTAATTTCGAAGTCTcttattttggaaaattctCCAACATTATGTTTATTATCTACCAGGTTGGAGGAATCCCTTCACAATGCaatagaaaatatttgCAAGGAAATTCATTGTAGAATTGAATTACAAGGGGCTGAAAcctttaagaaatcaaaagaattagatttattagaattCCAAAGTTGTAAAAGTGCTACGTTTAGAGAAGAACTAattaaagatgatttaCAATCTGTGGGAACGACTAATGCAACTGTCAATtgtattatcaataattaTAACAAACATGCTGAATTGGATGATATATCCACTAACACATCCAGCAATATGATTATTGGACGAACTGAAAATCCAAATAGTTTCATTATAAATATCGAGCACATGGATTTAGCAAATCGTGTATTTCTTGACGATGATTCAATTGCCGCTTTACAAATCTTCCCCTCAATTAAGAAAACAGGACACGATAAAATGCAAAAGGGGGCATGCTTTAGTATATTAGAGTTACTAGATCATACTTCCTCATCTCTTGCCACCAAACTTTTGAAATCATGGTTAGCAAGTCCACTAAGTTCCAAAGTACTCATCGAAGGACGACTAAAAGTCGTCGAAATTCTactagaaaaaaataataacattgtATATGAAGATCTTCGAGAACAACTTAAGGGATTGCCTGATTTATTTCGAATTCTCAATGCAATACGTAATGGGAAAACAACCTTAAGCACTTGGTTGTCATTGTTAAGTTTTCTCCGGAAAGCAATTGATATATTCTACTTggtgaaattattgaaatatgataaagattcaatgaatatatttgaGCAAATTAGCCAAAGAATCGACCCAGCTGAAATGGAACTTCTGttaagaaaaattgaaactaCGATTGATATTCGAACTTCAAAAGAAACTAAAACAGTTACAATATTTGATGGAGTTAATGAAGCCCTAGATGAATGCAGACATGTTTATAACGAActtgaaattattttgacGGATGTTGCAAAATGTGCAGAACAATCTCTTCTGCAACTCCTTCGTGAAAGAAGCAATATTGCTACGCTGTTAGGTACCACGGTAAATGCTGTGTATATTCCACAACTTGGTTACTTAGTAACGTTGTCATCTTCCTTGGAAGAAGTCACATCAATTGCAGCCAGCTTGAAATGGGAAGAAATGTTTCGTACCACAACCAATATATACTTCAAGAATGAAGATGTTATTCAGATggatgaaaaatatggagACATATATGGTGCAATTATCGATTTAGAGGTGGAAATACTTCAAGGTTCACAAGAAAATGTCCTTGCTATACAGTCTAGTCTCACCGAATATTGTAACTTGCTCGCGCAATTAGAAGTTCTAATGTCATTTGCTTACGTTTCTCAACTTCAAAACTATTGTAGACCACAACTATATGAAGATAATTCTATCTTAGATGTAAGAAATGGTAGGCACCCATTATACGAGACCTTGGTGGAGACTTACATCGGTAATGATATATACTTAGATGGTGGAAATTTTGATGACGAAAATTGGTTTCagacaaataaaaaaagaatagtTGTCCTTACTGGGGCAAATGCATCCGGTAAAACGGTCTTTCTTACTCAAAATGGCTTGATCGTATATTTAGCCCATATAGGCTGTTTTGTACCAGCAGATAGTGCCAAAATTGGACTAATTGACAAAATTCTGACACGGATACGTACTCGAGATACAATTTCGAGACAGGAAAGTACATTCCAGCGAGattcttttcaaatggCCAAATGTCTCTCATTAGCCACTGAAAGAAGCCTCATTTTAGTTGATGAATTTGGAAAAGGAACCGATGTTATTGATGGCCCTTCTCTTTTTGCTGGGATAATCGCATTTCTCTCGAAACTTCGCAGGTGTCCCAGGTTTCTTTCTTGCACTCATTTCcatgaaatatttagaGATACCATCTTACCAACTACTATGCCAGGAGTGAAACATTATGCGACAGAGGTTATGTTAGATGGGAAAGTACCTGATGATTCCTTGCATCTAGCATCCGAAAAAGATCTTGAAGATGCGGGGATAATGTTTTTATATCGAATCAAGGAAGGTATTGCCAAACAGTCTTTTGGTGTATATTGTGCAAAAGTTTGTGGTATAAAAACTGAGATAGTAAGAAGAGCGCAAGAACTATCAGCTCTTATGGACAAAGGTTACAGTATTGTAGATCATTGCAGCGCCTTATCAGAGAAGGAAATAAAATCCTTCTATGAAAACCAAGAAATCCTCAAAAAATTTTTAAGTTGGGATGTAGATCTAGAAACAAATACCACGGAACTTCAATTGTTGGAAAAActaaaaacaatattagGATCAAGTAAACAACAACTACTtgataaataa
- the SAS10 gene encoding rRNA-processing protein SAS10 (similar to Saccharomyces cerevisiae SAS10 (YDL153C); ancestral locus Anc_7.330) → MVRRNNNNNNRKGSSKGSDPDTVDPYGLNEVDEFASKKEKLLLEQSTLSNQRNDDDDFLEDEEEEEVLGMTDEESGSEELEEEQAEQDDDEEEEEGLDGAEAYRKVFGRSLDADQRVDEEAEGGMLDNENAWGSNKGEYYGADDLDDEETAKEIEKEALRQQKKHLQELNMNDYMDDEVEEEWVKSAKEFDVKEFQNTTKQTETSASIKDIMKMDEDSKREYLKTMFPEYLPLSKELASLSDVLVDLKTKEESETTKLKIMALCTYLGTISSYFGILLHELKNNDDFFTMKDHPVMESILTSKEVWRQAKELPEEFNANNTAMEDQEQTEDIPLEATELEEMDEDMLANVKTLPNNGEVDDDKISSEAEEGEEEEEDGDRDADLDDFEEYVAQSRLSRKSSQNGRTQEEEADDYQESEMVDVDAQEKKARRRTLRFYTSKIDQQGNKKVDKFKGDDDIPYKERFFERQQRLVEEARKRGISDANAVPLDNRDIDSAEEEAAKTLNQNTENDYYKQIQLGRQNKKNARTQAHKKAVIAAREGKLSELAEEIGDDGKRAINYQILKNKGLTPKRKKDNRNSRVKKRKKFEKAQKKLKSVRAVYSGGQSGVYEGEKTGIKKNLTRSVKFKN, encoded by the coding sequence ATGGTgagaagaaataataataacaataatagaAAGGGCAGTTCTAAAGGATCTGACCCTGATACTGTTGATCCGTATGGATTAAATGAGGTAGATGAATTTGCCTctaaaaaggaaaaattactATTGGAACAATCCACATTGAGTAATCAAagaaatgatgatgatgacttccttgaagatgaagaggaagaagaggTTTTAGGGATGACTGATGAGGAATCAGGTTCTGAGGAGCtcgaagaagaacaagcaGAACAAGACGacgacgaagaagaagaagaaggattGGATGGTGCTGAAGCTTATAGGAAAGTATTTGGTAGAAGCCTAGATGCGGACCAACGTGTTGATGAGGAAGCTGAAGGTGGAATGCTAGATAATGAAAACGCTTGGGGTTCTAATAAAGGTGAATATTATGGTGCCGATGATCTTGATGACGAAGAAACCGccaaagaaattgaaaaggaagCTTTGCGTcaacaaaagaaacatttacaggaattgaatatgaatgattatatggatgatgaagtagaagaagaatggGTTAAAAGTGCTAAAGAATTTGACGTAAAGGAATTCCAAAATACAACTAAACAAACTGAAACCTCTGCCTCCATAAAAGATATCATGAAGATGGATGAAGATTCTAAGAgagaatatttgaaaacaatGTTTCCTGAATACCTTCCCTTATCCAAGGAATTAGCGAGCTTGTCGGATGTTTTAGTAGATTTGAAAactaaagaagaatctGAAACAACTAAACTTAAAATTATGGCACTATGTACTTATCTTGGTACAATCTCTTCCTATTTTGGGATCTTATTACATGAACTTAAAAACAATGATGATTTCTTCACAATGAAGGATCATCCTGTAATGGAATCAATCTTAACATCAAAAGAAGTGTGGAGACAAGCAAAGGAACTTCCTGAAGAATTCAATGCAAATAACACTGCTATGGAAGATCAAGAACAAACAGAAGATATTCCTCTCGAGGCAACTGAACTGGAAGAGATGGACGAAGATATGTTAGCAAATGTGAAGACTCTTCCAAATAACGGAGAAGTAGATGACGATAAGATATCAAGCGAAGCTGAAGAAGGcgaggaagaagaagaagatggtgATCGTGATGCCGATCTTGATGATTTCGAAGAATATGTAGCACAATCTCGTCTGTCGAGGAAATCATCACAAAATGGTAGAacacaagaagaagaagctgaTGACTACCAAGAATCAGAAATGGTTGATGTCGATGcacaagaaaagaaagcaCGTAGGAGAACCTTACGTTTCTACACATCTAAAATTGACCAACAAGGAAACAAGAAGgttgataaattcaaaggtgatgatgatattccATATAAAGAAAGATTCTTTGAAAGACAACAACGTTTGGTGGAAGAAGCTCGTAAGCGTGGGATAAGTGATGCCAATGCAGTACCACTGGATAATAGAGATATTGATTCAGCTGAAGAGGAAGCAGCAAAGACGCTAAATCAAAATACAGAAAACGATTACTATAAACAAATTCAACTTGGCAGAcaaaataagaagaatGCTCGTACACAAGCACATAAGAAGGCAGTGATAGCCGCTCGAGAAGGTAAATTATCCGAGTTAGCTGAAGAAATTGGTGACGATGGAAAACGTGCTatcaattatcaaatattaaagaacAAGGGTTTGACACCAAAGAGAAAGAAGGACAACAGAAATTCACGTGtcaagaagagaaagaagTTCGAAAAGGCTCAAAAGAAGCTCAAATCTGTACGTGCTGTTTATTCTGGTGGTCAATCAGGCGTTTATGAAGGTGAAAAGACAGGTATTAAGAAGAATTTGACCAGGTCTGTCAAATTTAAAAACTGA
- the RPC53 gene encoding DNA-directed RNA polymerase III subunit C53 (similar to Saccharomyces cerevisiae RPC53 (YDL150W); ancestral locus Anc_7.329) yields MSGTGRLPTLKGDPGSKKPSLKFKPKAVSRRTKEEREASEPKLNLGNDAANKHDNKKKFGAGSKRANTGDNKQRRMAKYLNNTHVISSGPLAAGNFIGGDKGSERRGFIRMEGSGSTLVQKGLESIENDAGESDDDDGDNDVGDQKSKTRFNMGREYGSHTVVEEEKEEGNSGGDSDIEMDEDALQAKRIEQLFPVRPVRIRHEDIEQVKKEIQESTSVPTTRESTPAIAIKEDPDTTSLQQTLQQREAAIQLKLKDMHLENELHSIDAEEVAEELKLLTIDYQQILSKIKRLDNKPNRFMVFQLPTTLPLFEDLLLQKQEGSVEEKEKKNKKEKVEKDTHVPQEELTGRVGSVRVHKSGKLTMKIGNVVMDLGRGAETTFLQDVVSLNEATDEEGASAVELLGRIDGRVVVTPRFP; encoded by the coding sequence ATGAGTGGTACTGGACGTTTACCCACTTTGAAGGGTGATCCAGGTAGTAAGAAGCCCAGTTTAAAATTCAAACCTAAGGCAGTTTCAAGAAGaactaaagaagaaagagaagcTAGTGAACCTAAGTTAAACCTTGGTAATGATGCTGCTAATAAacatgataataaaaagaaatttggTGCAGGCAGTAAGAGAGCAAATACTGGAGATAATAAGCAAAGACGTATGgctaaatatttaaacAATACACATGTTATTTCTAGTGGTCCCTTAGCTGCAGGTAACTTTATAGGTGGGGATAAAGGTAGTGAAAGAAGAGGTTTCATTAGGATGGAAGGATCCGGGTCTACTTTAGTGCAGAAGGGTCTTGAAAGCATTGAAAACGACGCTGGCGAAtcagatgatgatgatggtgataaCGATGTAGGCGATCAAAAATCCAAGACCAGATTTAATATGGGCAGAGAATATGGGTCTCACACAGTCgtagaagaagagaaagaagaaggcaATAGTGGGGGAGACAGTGATATTGAAATGGATGAAGACGCCTTACAAGCTAAGAGAATTGAACAGTTATTTCCTGTTAGGCCTGTTCGTATAAGACATGAAGATATTGAGCAAgttaagaaagaaatacaGGAATCTACAAGTGTTCCAACAACCAGAGAATCTACTCCAGCTATAGCGATAAAGGAAGATCCAGATACGACTAGTTTACAACAAACCTTACAACAACGAGAAGCTGcaattcaattgaaattaaaagatatgCACTTGGAAAACGAGCTTCACTCGATTGATGCAGAAGAAGTTGCAGAAGAGTTAAAATTACTGACTATTGATTATCAACAAATATTAAGTAAGATAAAGAGACTAGATAATAAACCTAATAGGTTCATGGTATTCCAATTACCAACCACATTACCGTTATTTGAGGATTTATTGTTACAAAAGCAAGAGGGTTCCGTGGAAGAGAAggagaaaaagaataagaaggaaaaagTGGAGAAAGACACGCATGTGCCACAAGAGGAATTGACCGGTAGAGTTGGTTCTGTCAGAGTTCATAAATCCGGTAAGCTTACAATGAAAATTGGTAATGTAGTAATGGATTTAGGAAGAGGTGCTGAGACCACATTTTTGCAAGATGTTGTTTCCTTAAATGAAGCCACAGATGAAGAGGGGGCATCTGCGGTAGAGTTATTGGGTAGAATTGATGGTAGAGTTGTAGTTACACCTAGATTTCCATAA
- the ATG9 gene encoding autophagy protein ATG9 (similar to Saccharomyces cerevisiae ATG9 (YDL149W); ancestral locus Anc_7.328): MSNSFLYGGEPPLSKSKFNLKRPNILKNISILKTTPENKINTLNNKERALWKWANVENLDVFLQDVYDYYLGNGFTCIVLEKALNIITLIFVVYISTYLGYCIDYSHISTSKRLEDIKIDQCYNNNITGFIKVLLWLFYIFIFLKMAQLYFDVKNLTDIHNFYNYLLNVSDNELQTIPWQNIIEQIMFLKDQNALTSNVVAMKAKNRIDAHDVANRIMRKDNYLIALYNSEVLYLSLPIPLFRTNILTKTLEWNINLCITGFVFNESGFVKQMFLKESQRQYLSEELRKRFMLAGVLNIILSPFLVTYFILLYFFRYFNEYKTSPGSLSARQYTPMAEWKFREYNELYHIFKKRLGLSMNVANKYIDQFPKEKTNLILKFVAFLSGSFIAILATLTLVDSENFINFEITNDKSVVFFFTIFGAIWTVSRNAVSQEYNTFNPEETVRELASYTHYLPKEWKNAYHTEEVKNDFCKLYNLRIVILLRELTSLVLTPFVLWFALPRSAENIVDFFREASTYVDGLGYVCKYAMFENVKDVQIDTSNKQGTGIQVPGPIYEHTNGKDNIDLEDVGNEEEDDETVNNAKNKMMQSYMYFIEDYENSENMVGKYQLPSRNDAAIDGPLMMNNNYSWKKQFQPGQNPELFRIGNHTLNDNNRGTSTSRRKGKSSGRRNGQLGTGSNNELVGSFINTEGFLRQHDSPDNGSHILGSALRQNANDTNNGGVLGLVKEYYKRSDVGR; this comes from the coding sequence ATGAGCAATAGTTTCCTTTATGGAGGTGAACCACCTctatcaaaatcaaaattcaaCTTAAAGAGACCAAACAtcttaaaaaatatttcaatctTGAAAACAACACCTgagaataaaataaatacgTTGAATAACAAAGAAAGAGCCCTTTGGAAATGGGCAAATGTGGAGAATTTAGACGTTTTCTTACAAGACGtttatgattattatttgggGAATGGATTCACATGTATTGTATTGGAAAAAGCTCTGAATATAATTACTTTGATCTTTGTCGTTTATATTTCAACATACCTAGGGTATTGTATTGATTACTCACATATCTCCACTAGTAAACGACTTGAAGACATTAAAATTGATCAGTGttataacaataatataacagGATTTATTAAGGTCTTACTTTGGttattctatatatttatttttttgaaaatggcACAATTATATTTCGATGTTAAAAATTTGACAGATATTCATAATTTTTACAATTATCTCTTGAATGTTTCGGATAATGAATTACAAACAATCCCATGgcaaaatattattgaacaaattaTGTTTTTAAAGGATCAAAATGCTCTTACCTCCAACGTCGTGGCAATGAAAGCCAAAAATAGAATCGATGCACATGATGTCGCCAATAGAATAATGAGGAAAGATAACTATTTAATTGCATTATACAATAGTGAAGTATTATACTTATCACTACCAATACCTCTCTTTAGAACAAATATCCTAACAAAAACCTTAGAATGGAATATCAACCTCTGTATCACTGGGTTTGTATTCAATGAATCTGGCTTCGTAAAACAGATGTTCCTAAAGGAATCACAACGCCAATACCTTTCTGAAGAATTAAGGAAAAGATTTATGTTAGCTGGGGTATTAAATATTATCCTTTCCCCATTTTTAGTCACATATTTCATCCtgttgtatttttttagatattttaatgaataCAAAACATCACCTGGCTCCCTTAGTGCAAGACAATATACTCCAATGGCAGAATGGAAATTCAGAGAATACAATGAACtatatcatatttttaAGAAAAGGCTGGGTCTGAGCATGAACGTTGCGAATAAATACATCGACCAATTCCCCAAGGAGAAAacaaatttgattttgaaatttgtcGCATTCTTATCAGGATCATTCATTGCTATATTAGCAACATTGACATTAGTAGACTCTGAAAATTTCATAAATTTCGAAATCactaatgataaatcagtggttttcttctttacgATATTTGGTGCAATTTGGACAGTAAGTAGAAACGCAGTCTCTcaagaatataatacatTTAACCCTGAGGAAACAGTTCGTGAATTAGCATCGTATACGCATTATTTACCAAAGGAATGGAAGAATGCATATCATACTGAGGAAGTAAAAAATGATTTTTGCAAATTATACAATTTAAGAATCGTAATTCTACTAAGAGAATTAACTAGTTTGGTTTTGACCCCATTTGTGTTATGGTTTGCATTACCAAGATCTGCTGAGAATATTGTAGATTTCTTTAGAGAAGCTTCTACCTATGTTGATGGTCTAGGGTATGTCTGTAAATATGCAATGTTTGAAAATGTCAAAGATGTTCAAATAGATACATCCAACAAACAGGGCACTGGTATTCAAGTTCCAGGTCCCATCTACGAACACACCAATGGgaaagataatattgatCTCGAAGATGTTGGGaatgaagaggaagacGACGAAACGGTTAACAATGCTAAGAATAAGATGATGCAATCATATATGtatttcattgaagatTATGAGAATAGCGAAAATATGGTAGGTAAATATCAATTGCCCTCAAGAAATGACGCCGCTATTGATGGCCCGCTAAtgatgaataataattactCATGGAAAAAACAATTTCAACCTGGACAAAATCCTGAATTATTTAGAATCGGTAACCATACGTTGAATGACAATAATCGTGGAACTTCTACTTCGAGAAGGAAAGGTAAAAGTTcaggaagaagaaatggCCAACTTGGTACTGGTTCAAACAATGAACTCGTAGGTTCTTTCATTAATACCGAAGGATTTCTTCGCCAACACGATTCTCCAGATAATGGGAGCCATATTCTTGGGTCTGCACTAAGACAAAACGCTAATGACACTAATAACGGAGGTGTATTGGGACTTGTTAAAGAATACTATAAGAGGTCTGACGTCGGTAGATGA